The Leifsonia williamsii genome includes a region encoding these proteins:
- the mmsB gene encoding multiple monosaccharide ABC transporter permease: MTTQIADKKKSGGIRDLGKMFGGGQSTGRQFGILGALVVIVVLFEILTGGKTLEPVNLINLVNQNVYVLVLAIGMVMVIIAGHIDLSVGSVAAVVGIIVAKSMTDWNLPWPLAIVLGLIIGVIIGAWQGWWVAYVGVPAFIVTLAGMLIFRGLNQLIGNANTIPVPDGFTYIGGGFLPEWGPNTGYNNSTLLLGIIIAVIIAVMEVRTRRKQTKMGSDKAPLWVSVFKVVILDAIVLYFTMLFASGRVGTSFPVAGIILGVLVILYSFITRNTIFGRHIYAVGGNSHAAELSGVKIRRINFFVMMNMSVLAALAGMIAVARSVSSGPQDGLNWELDAIAAVFIGGAAVSGGIGTVAGSIIGGLVIAVLNNGLQLLGVTSDKVQIIKGLVLLIAVGVDVYSKRRGGPSLIGRMFNRDKGQRADAAAEEQPAVVPTGEPAEDSSRSLTS; this comes from the coding sequence ATGACCACACAGATCGCTGACAAGAAGAAGTCCGGAGGGATCCGCGACCTCGGCAAGATGTTCGGCGGCGGCCAGTCCACGGGCCGGCAGTTCGGCATCCTGGGCGCGCTGGTCGTCATCGTCGTCCTGTTCGAGATCCTCACGGGCGGCAAGACGCTCGAGCCGGTGAACCTGATCAACCTGGTCAACCAGAACGTCTACGTCCTGGTGCTGGCCATCGGCATGGTCATGGTCATCATCGCCGGCCACATCGACCTGTCGGTCGGCTCGGTCGCCGCGGTGGTGGGCATCATCGTCGCCAAGTCGATGACCGACTGGAACCTCCCCTGGCCGCTCGCCATCGTGCTCGGCCTGATCATCGGTGTGATCATCGGCGCGTGGCAGGGCTGGTGGGTCGCCTACGTCGGCGTCCCCGCCTTCATCGTCACGCTGGCCGGCATGCTCATCTTCCGCGGGCTCAACCAGCTGATCGGAAACGCGAACACCATCCCGGTGCCCGACGGCTTCACCTACATCGGCGGCGGCTTCCTCCCCGAGTGGGGCCCGAACACCGGCTACAACAACTCCACGCTGCTGCTCGGCATCATCATCGCCGTGATCATCGCGGTGATGGAGGTCCGCACCCGCCGCAAGCAGACCAAGATGGGCTCCGACAAGGCGCCGCTCTGGGTCAGTGTCTTCAAGGTCGTCATCCTCGACGCGATCGTGCTCTACTTCACGATGCTGTTCGCCTCGGGCCGCGTCGGCACCTCGTTCCCGGTCGCCGGCATCATCCTCGGCGTCCTGGTCATCCTGTACTCGTTCATCACCCGCAACACGATCTTCGGCCGTCACATCTACGCGGTCGGCGGCAACTCCCACGCCGCGGAGCTGTCGGGCGTCAAGATCCGCCGGATCAACTTCTTCGTGATGATGAACATGTCGGTGCTCGCCGCGCTGGCCGGCATGATCGCCGTCGCACGCTCGGTCTCGTCCGGCCCGCAGGACGGCCTCAACTGGGAGCTCGACGCGATCGCCGCAGTCTTCATCGGTGGCGCCGCGGTCTCCGGCGGTATCGGTACGGTCGCCGGGTCCATCATCGGTGGTCTCGTCATCGCGGTCCTGAACAACGGCCTGCAGCTCCTCGGCGTCACCAGCGACAAGGTCCAGATCATCAAGGGCCTCGTGCTGCTGATCGCGGTCGGCGTCGACGTCTACTCCAAGCGCCGCGGTGGCCCGTCCTTGATCGGGCGGATGTTCAACCGCGACAAGGGCCAGCGCGCCGACGCCGCTGCCGAGGAGCAGCCCGCCGTCGTCCCGACCGGCGAGCCAGCAGAGGACTCGTCGCGGTCGCTGACCTCCTGA
- a CDS encoding substrate-binding domain-containing protein, with protein sequence MRKIALATVAVAAAAALTLTGCSGGGRGGASGDSTAAGFDKGATIGVALPTKTSENWVLAGDLFTNGLKDAGFKGDVQYAGASGAVADQQSQIQSMITNGAKVVIIGAVDGGQLAAQAKAAHDAGATVIAYDRLILNSNDVDYYVAYDNEKVGELQGQALLDGMKAKYPGKTKYNIELFSGSPDDANSAVFFNGAMKVLQPKIDDGTLTVVSKQTDIKQTATQGWLPANAQTRMDNLLASNYGSAELDGVLSPNDTLARAIITSVKGAGKPVPIVTGQDSEAESVKSIMAGEQYSTINKDTRNLVKQAIEMVKSLQKGDKPDVNDDKSYDNGKKVVPAFLLKPVIVTKENAAEAYANDPTLEPLTK encoded by the coding sequence ATGCGCAAAATCGCACTCGCGACAGTGGCCGTCGCAGCTGCCGCCGCGCTCACCCTGACCGGCTGCTCCGGCGGCGGTCGTGGCGGCGCGAGCGGTGACTCGACCGCGGCCGGCTTCGACAAGGGAGCCACCATCGGCGTCGCCCTCCCGACCAAGACGTCGGAGAACTGGGTCCTCGCCGGTGACCTCTTCACCAACGGCCTGAAGGACGCCGGCTTCAAGGGCGACGTCCAGTACGCCGGCGCCTCGGGTGCCGTGGCCGACCAGCAGTCGCAGATCCAGTCGATGATCACCAATGGCGCCAAGGTCGTCATCATCGGTGCCGTCGACGGTGGCCAGCTGGCCGCGCAGGCCAAGGCGGCGCACGACGCCGGCGCCACGGTCATCGCGTACGACCGCCTCATCCTCAACTCGAACGACGTCGACTACTACGTCGCGTACGACAACGAGAAGGTCGGCGAGCTGCAGGGCCAGGCCCTCCTCGACGGCATGAAGGCCAAGTACCCGGGCAAGACGAAGTACAACATCGAGCTCTTCTCGGGCTCGCCGGACGACGCCAACTCGGCCGTCTTCTTCAACGGCGCGATGAAGGTCCTTCAGCCGAAGATCGACGACGGCACGCTGACGGTCGTCTCCAAGCAGACCGACATCAAGCAGACCGCCACCCAGGGCTGGCTGCCGGCGAACGCGCAGACCCGCATGGACAACCTGCTCGCCTCGAACTACGGCTCCGCCGAGCTCGACGGCGTCCTGTCGCCGAACGACACCCTGGCCCGCGCCATCATCACCTCGGTGAAGGGTGCAGGCAAGCCGGTCCCGATCGTCACCGGTCAGGACTCGGAGGCCGAGTCGGTCAAGTCCATCATGGCGGGCGAGCAGTACTCGACCATCAACAAGGACACCCGCAACCTGGTCAAGCAGGCCATCGAGATGGTGAAGTCGCTGCAGAAGGGCGACAAGCCGGACGTCAACGACGACAAGTCGTACGACAACGGCAAGAAGGTCGTCCCGGCCTTCCTGCTCAAGCCGGTCATCGTCACCAAG